The DNA sequence AACGGATAGAAATTAACTAATAAGGTCCTTAGGGGCCTTTTTCTTTTGAAACCTAGAGAGGCGGATATAGTATTGCCGTAGCTATACTTTTTCCAAAACAGTAACAATGGTTGTTAACTAAAAAACATTTTAAATTGTTAAGATTTATGTTATTATAGAATATGTATTTATATTTAGGAGGTGTTTTGATTTGACAAAACAACAGACAATCGCTATAGTGATTTTACCATTATTAGCTATCGCTATATTATTTGGAGGCAACATAATTTTTGGTGGTCCTGATAGTGAATTTTATGAAGGCACAGCCGAAGGCTATGGGGGAACTATCCGAGTAAGAGTTGAAATGGCAGAGGAAGAGATAGTGTCTATCCAAATATTGGAAATCAATGATACACCTGGATTAGGAGATACTGCTGCTGATAAGGTGATAGAAAGAATCATTGAAGCTCAATCAACTGATGTTGATGTTGCAACTGGAGCTACTATGTCTAGTTTAGGAACTATCAATGCTGTGAAGAATGCTTTAGGTATTGAAGATGAAAAAGCAGCAGAGGTTTTTGCTCCCTTTATTATTACAGTTGAAGATGGAGAATATGAAGGTGTAGCTAAAGGCTTTGATGGAGATATTAAAGTTAAAGCAGAAGTAGTTGATGGGAAAGTAACCAAAATTGATTTAGTGGAAATCAATGATACAGAAGGTTTAGGAGACACTGCAGCCCTAAAGACCCTAGATAAAATCATTGATACCCAATCTCTAGAAATAGATACAGTGACAGGTGCTACCGCATCTAGTAAGGGAGTTATTGATGCTGTAAGAGCTGCATTACAATTATAGATAAAAAACCTCGAGGACATACACCTCGAGGTTTTTTATACAACAAAGAAGGGAACCTCTAGGGTTCCCTTTAATAAACTTTACTTAGATGCTGCTGGCTTTTCTTCAACTTTATCAAGTTTTGTAATACTAAATCCAATATAACCGTAAAGTATCGCTATAAGTGGGTTTAGTATATTTAAGAAAGCATAGGGTGCATAGGCAAATGGATGGATTCCTAGAGTACCCCACATATAAGCACCGCAAGTATTCCAAGGAATCAATGGTGATGTGATGGTACCGGCATCTTCCAAAGTTCTAGAGAGGACCTTAGGATGAATACCTTTTTCTGCATAGATTTCTTTATACATCCTACCAGGAATAACGATAGACAGATATTGCTCTCCTGTTAATAGGTTAACTGCAATGCCTGTTAAAATAGTAGAAAGGATTAAAGAACCTGTGCTGTTGGCAAGCTTTAAGATAGACTCTCCAACTGCTTGTAGCATACCAGTTTTCTCTAGAACACCACCAAAGGATAAAGCAATTAAAATCAAGGAAACTGTCCACATCATACCATCTAAACCACCACGGCTTAATAAATCGTCAATAATCTCAACGCCAGATTCCATTTCAAATCCGTAGTGGGCTGCTTCAATGAAATCACCAAAGGATGCCCCTTGAAAAATCATGGCAAAGGCTCCACCTATCAATGTACCTGTAATTAATCCAGGTAGGGCAGGAACCTTCATAACAACAATAGCGATAACAAGAACTGGTGGAATCAATAATACAGGTGAAATCATAAAGTTATCCTTCATGGTATCTAACATTAAAGTAATGTTGGACATATCCAATTCTCTACCAGCATATCTGGAACCGATAATTCCGTAAAGGATAAGGGCGATAATTAAACTAGGAACTGTTGTATAGAACATATGCTTGATATGTTCAAACAAATTGGAACCAGCCATAGCTGGAGCTAGATTAGTTGTATCGGAAAGCGGGGACATTTTGTCTCCAAAGTAAGCACCTGAAATAATTGCACCGGCAGTGATATGAGCTGGAATTTCTAAACCAGCACCAACACCCAGTAATGCGATACCAACTGTCCCGGCGGTTGTCCAAGAGCTACCAGTAGATATAGAAACAATAGAACAAATAATAGCCGTAGCTACAAGAAAGATTCCAGGAGATAATATTTGTAGTCCATAATAAATCATTGTAGGCACAGTACCACTTAAGATCCAAGCACCAATGATGGTACCGATAACCATGAGAATTAAGCTGGCCTGCATACCCATTTTAATGGTATCAAGAATACCCTCCTCTAATTCACCCCATGTATAACCCAATTGATAAACCGCCACAAGGGATGCTACAATGATAGCGAAAATAATGGGTATGTGAGGATCTTGTTCAAACACAACAATAGATATCGATAATACCACAATTAAAAATAAAATAGGAATTAGTGCGTGTCCAAGAGTAGCTCGTTTTTTTTCTTTCATACTCATACTGTTCCCTCCTTTTTAAATTTTAAAAATTTTCTACACAATGTAAAAATTTGCAGCTTATCCTATCACCTCTTTCATCACAGCTAAACTTTTTGTCCATAAACAGCATAGTTTTGTACTATCATATCACAAAACTCTGAAAATTCAAACATAAGTTTATTTTTTAACAAACATTGATGTAGAGCCTATACCCCATATAATATAGACCAATGTTTCTATAAAAAAGAAAACACCTAGGTTTTCCATAGCATATAACTGTAGATGAAATAGAGGTCTTATTGATAAAAAATATACAAACCCATACTAAAAAAATCCAATAAAAGCTGACTGAAAAACCTTTGTATTTCAACAAATAAAATAAATAAGCATAAAAATATTATACAATAATTCGAATAAAAACTCAAAGATTTTATTTTTGTAAATATTGACTTTTAAGGAAAGGTCACATATAATAGAAGTATACCCCACCGAGAGGGGGGGGATATTCGATGGGAGGTATTACCATGAAAATTTCATTGTCAGAAATTGCTAAAGAAGAAATCATAAAGCAAAATAACAACAATAAAGCTGTTCGAATTTATATAAGTGGTATTGGTTGAGGAGGCCCTAGATTTAGCTTGTCTCTGGATGAGGCAAAGAATACTGATGTTGTAAAGGAAGTAGAAGGCATAAAATTTGCTGTGGATAAAAGCTTAGATGAACAATACAAAGAAGTAATAGTAGATTATGCAAAAGGTTGGTTTAGCAAACAATTTATCGTTTCCTTAAAATATGGTGGCAGCTGCCATTAAAGAAAATTAGCAAAATAATTGACCCCCTTCTGATGTTGAAGGGGGTCAATTTTATATGATTTATTTGTATTTTCACAAAGTCATTGACAGTAAATTAAAGATGTACTCTATATAAGTAATCAACAGAAAAGTTATAAATTAAACTTTGGTGTATTTACTTTTCAATCATAGATACTGGAAAGGCTGTACCATCCTCTAGTATTTTTAAAATTTTTAATTCGCGGCTTTTAGAATAAAAGATTTCTATAAAGCAATCACTACAAAAATACCTGGATTTACTGAGTTTACCTGTATGTTCATTTCCACAAATAGGACACTTCATGCCATCACCTCAAAACATTCAAAAAATTTATCTATATAGTGAAAAATATAAACTATAGGAAAAGAGTAAAGTCTTTTCCTTGAAGGATTTATTATTACACTTTGTTGAAATACACTACCAAAATTATAATTTGTTCACAAATTATACAACCCCTAATCCCTATGGGTTATAAAAAATAACGATTACAAATATTTCTAATTATCATTATAGAGGATTGAAAATGATTTGACAAGGAAATAATTCTAAAATCAAAATGTTTTATATTGAAACTATGCCCTTATTAATTATATAATATACAACATAGAAGAAAGGCAGGGTGATGGAATTGACAGAAAATGAAATCCCGGAAATGCTACAAAGTTTTTATCTTTCCTTTGGTAGATGGATGAGATATCAATACAAAAGTCTAAAAGGCAAAGATGTTCTTACCTTACCGCAATTTCAAGTGCTATTTATTATTGGCAACTTAGAAATTTGTAACATGTCAAGCCTCAGTGAAGTTATGGAGGTCAGTAAGGGAACTATGACCTGTATGTTGAATAAGCTAGTGGAGGAGGATTATGTAGAGAGAAAAAGTTGCGTTAAGGATAGAAGAAATGTTTATGTCAGCTTAACAGAAAAGGGAAATAAAAAAGTAAAGGAAATAAGAACAAGATTATTAGAA is a window from the Natronincola ferrireducens genome containing:
- the nhaC gene encoding Na+/H+ antiporter NhaC gives rise to the protein MSMKEKKRATLGHALIPILFLIVVLSISIVVFEQDPHIPIIFAIIVASLVAVYQLGYTWGELEEGILDTIKMGMQASLILMVIGTIIGAWILSGTVPTMIYYGLQILSPGIFLVATAIICSIVSISTGSSWTTAGTVGIALLGVGAGLEIPAHITAGAIISGAYFGDKMSPLSDTTNLAPAMAGSNLFEHIKHMFYTTVPSLIIALILYGIIGSRYAGRELDMSNITLMLDTMKDNFMISPVLLIPPVLVIAIVVMKVPALPGLITGTLIGGAFAMIFQGASFGDFIEAAHYGFEMESGVEIIDDLLSRGGLDGMMWTVSLILIALSFGGVLEKTGMLQAVGESILKLANSTGSLILSTILTGIAVNLLTGEQYLSIVIPGRMYKEIYAEKGIHPKVLSRTLEDAGTITSPLIPWNTCGAYMWGTLGIHPFAYAPYAFLNILNPLIAILYGYIGFSITKLDKVEEKPAASK
- a CDS encoding MarR family winged helix-turn-helix transcriptional regulator; translation: MELTENEIPEMLQSFYLSFGRWMRYQYKSLKGKDVLTLPQFQVLFIIGNLEICNMSSLSEVMEVSKGTMTCMLNKLVEEDYVERKSCVKDRRNVYVSLTEKGNKKVKEIRTRLLETITIELEGLEEDARQQVHQGLEILSNIFKGKK
- a CDS encoding FMN-binding protein, with amino-acid sequence MTKQQTIAIVILPLLAIAILFGGNIIFGGPDSEFYEGTAEGYGGTIRVRVEMAEEEIVSIQILEINDTPGLGDTAADKVIERIIEAQSTDVDVATGATMSSLGTINAVKNALGIEDEKAAEVFAPFIITVEDGEYEGVAKGFDGDIKVKAEVVDGKVTKIDLVEINDTEGLGDTAALKTLDKIIDTQSLEIDTVTGATASSKGVIDAVRAALQL
- a CDS encoding HesB-like selenoprotein, whose protein sequence is MKISLSEIAKEEIIKQNNNNKAVRIYISGIGUGGPRFSLSLDEAKNTDVVKEVEGIKFAVDKSLDEQYKEVIVDYAKGWFSKQFIVSLKYGGSCH